In a genomic window of Chrysemys picta bellii isolate R12L10 chromosome 1, ASM1138683v2, whole genome shotgun sequence:
- the LOC135983754 gene encoding claw keratin-like, whose product MTFSSLCYPECGVARPSPVTGSANEPCVRQCPDSEVVIRPSPVVVTLPGPILSNFPQQSEVAAVGAPVVGAGFGGSYGLGGLYGYGGHYGGLYGLGRLGGYGGRFGYGGLLGNGGYCGYPGLYGYGGLWGNGGHCGYPGLYGYGGLWGYGGHCGFPGLYGYGGLSGSGVSCHRYLSGRSGPC is encoded by the coding sequence atgactttctccagcctgtgctatccagaatgcggggtggcccgACCCAGTCCAGTCACTGGCAGCGCCAACGAGCCATGCGTTAGGCAGTGCCCTGACTCCGAAGTGGTGATCAGACCCTCACCGGTTGTCGTGACCCTCCCCGGACCAATTCTCAGCAATTTCCCTCAACAGAGCGAAGTGGCAGCTGTAGGAGCACCTGTGGTCGGAGCCGGTTTCGGAGGCTCCTATGGTTTGGGGGGATTGTACGGCTATGGAGGCCATTACGGAGGATTGTACGGTTTAGGGAGATTAGGTGGTTACGGCGGCCGTTTCGGATATGGGGGATTATTGGGCAATGGGGGATACTGTGGTTACCCAGGTCTttatggttatgggggattatgggGAAATGGGGGACACTGCGGTTACCCGGGCCTttacggttatgggggattatgggGATATGGGGGACACTGCGGTTTCCCGGGCCTttatggttatgggggattaaGTGGTTCCGGGGTATCCTGCCATAGATACCTCAGTGGAAGGAGTGGGCCATGTTAA
- the LOC135983756 gene encoding claw keratin-like: MTFSSLCYPECGVARPSPVTGSANEPCVRQCPDSEVVIRPSPVVVTLPGPILSNFPQQSEVAAVGAPVVGAGFGGSYGLGGLYGYGGHYGGLYGLGRLGGYGGRYGYGGLLGNGGYCGYPGLYGYGGLWGYGGHCGYPGLYGYGGLSGSGVSCHRYLSGRSGPC; encoded by the coding sequence atgactttctccagcctgtgctatccagaatgcggggtggcccgACCCAGTCCAGTCACTGGCAGTGCCAACGAGCCGTGCGTTAGGCAGTGCCCTGACTCCGAAGTGGTGATCAGACCCTCACCGGTTGTCGTGACCctcccaggaccaattctcagcaaTTTCCCTCAACAGAGCGAAGTGGCAGCTGTAGGAGCACCTGTGGTCGGAGCTGGTTTCGGAGGCTCCTATGGTTTGGGGGGATTGTACGGCTATGGAGGCCATTACGGAGGATTGTATGGTTTAGGGAGATTAGGTGGTTACGGCGGCCGTTACGGATATGGGGGATTATTGGGCAATGGGGGATACTGTGGTTACCCAGGTCTttatggttatgggggattatgggGATATGGGGGACACTGCGGTTACCCGGGCCTttacggttatgggggattaaGTGGTTCCGGGGTATCTTGCCATAGGTACCTCAGTGGAAGGAGTGGGCCATGTTAA